The DNA region TTGCTGCGCTTGCACAAAATCCTTTAGAGCTTGAGTTTTTTGAGATTTGGCGACAATTTAGTGTGCGAATTGCTAATGAAGAATTTGAGACCTTTTCTGACTATGAGCAAGCGGTTAAGTGGTTAACTCAATAGTGAAACGTAACCTAATCGATAAGATGTCCATGTTGGTAACGTTTTTTCACTCCATATAATGATATTACCGCCCAAGCTAATTCTAACCCAAATACAGGGTAGTTCATGTCGATCCAAAGCTGAGGTAGCAACACAATGGCGGCATAAGTATTCCAAATAGAGTACTCAATGGGCTTCATAATATTGGCATTGAATAATAAGTAGCTGGCGCAAAATGCAAAAGCGGACGACCATCCAAGAATCATAAAGCCGAGTTGAAAGTCTAGGTAAAAACCAACGAGCGTCGTCGGCCAAAATAGAAAAATGAGTCGATGAAATGCACTCATTGGAAAGGCTATTTTCTGGATCGGTGCACTTAGTATTAGTAATAAACTGATCAGTGCCCAAAAACCATTGATGACGACTGCTTGCCAAGAATGTTCAATGAGCGAGGTTACTGTAAGTATTGAAGCCGC from Pleionea litopenaei includes:
- a CDS encoding CBU_0592 family membrane protein — encoded protein: MHILEYVGWLGTGLYLLNHAYISYAKNLKKWVYYLGNLIAASILTVTSLIEHSWQAVVINGFWALISLLLILSAPIQKIAFPMSAFHRLIFLFWPTTLVGFYLDFQLGFMILGWSSAFAFCASYLLFNANIMKPIEYSIWNTYAAIVLLPQLWIDMNYPVFGLELAWAVISLYGVKKRYQHGHLID